The following coding sequences are from one Paenibacillus sp. JDR-2 window:
- a CDS encoding peroxiredoxin: MAERLVGRPAPDFKMDTATGDGKDFGTASLADYKGKWLVLFFYPLDFTFVCPTEITALSLASEQFKALNTEVLGVSVDSKHSHRAWINTPVNDNGLGELNFPLAADITKSVARDYGVLIEEEGVALRGLYIIDPEGEVKYQVVNHNDVGRSVDETLRVLQALQSGGLCPMNWKPGQQNLVAK; this comes from the coding sequence ATGGCAGAGCGTTTGGTTGGCCGTCCGGCTCCAGACTTCAAAATGGATACGGCAACAGGTGACGGTAAAGATTTCGGAACAGCATCCCTTGCTGATTACAAAGGTAAATGGCTGGTATTGTTCTTCTACCCACTCGACTTCACATTTGTATGCCCAACTGAAATTACAGCTTTGAGCCTTGCTTCCGAGCAATTCAAAGCTCTGAATACAGAAGTTCTTGGTGTATCCGTTGACAGCAAGCACAGCCACCGTGCATGGATCAACACTCCGGTTAACGACAATGGCCTTGGCGAATTGAACTTCCCGCTGGCTGCTGACATTACTAAGAGCGTTGCTCGTGACTACGGCGTCCTGATCGAAGAAGAAGGCGTTGCATTGCGCGGCCTGTACATCATCGATCCTGAAGGCGAAGTAAAATACCAAGTCGTTAACCATAACGACGTAGGCCGCAGCGTTGACGAAACGCTTCGCGTATTGCAAGCTCTGCAATCCGGCGGTTTGTGCCCAATGAACTGGAAACCAGGTCAACAAAATCTGGTTGCGAAATAA
- a CDS encoding IS1182 family transposase (programmed frameshift): protein MLRSNRDKQQNYELVSIEDLVPADHMLRKIDKYIDFSFIDEKVRHLYCQDNGRPAIDPLVLFKMIFLGYFYGIRSERQLEREVQTNLAYRWFLGLGLSDRVPDHTTISWNRRTRFKDTSVFQDIFDEIVLQAISHRMIGGRVLISDSTHVKANANKHKYTREQVQQNTRDYVNELNAAVEAERKEQGKKPLKPRKEVNEDKEVKVSTTDPDSGYMYREGKPEGFFYLDHRTVDMKYNLVTDVFVTAGNVHDSVPYLFRLDRQRQRFGFKVEAVALDSGYLTTPICKGLEDRKIFGVIAHRRFHPTQGLQPKWKFTYDAERNLYVCPQQQELTYRTTDRHGYRHYASDPKQCAACPILQQCTRSANKQKMVTRHIWEDSKENVRMNRLSKSGKKLYRKRKETIERSFADAKQLHGFRYCRLRGLSNVMEQALMTAAVQNMKKIALHLERRA, encoded by the exons ATGTTGCGTTCTAATCGAGACAAACAACAAAACTACGAGCTGGTTTCCATTGAAGACTTGGTGCCTGCTGACCATATGCTTCGCAAGATCGATAAGTACATTGATTTTTCTTTCATTGATGAGAAAGTACGTCACCTCTACTGCCAAGATAATGGTCGTCCAGCCATTGATCCACTTGTACTTTTCAAAATGATTTTTCTCGGTTACTTCTATGGCATTCGTTCGGAGCGCCAACTGGAACGCGAAGTTCAAACCAACCTCGCTTACCGTTGGTTTCTTGGACTCGGTCTGTCAGACCGTGTTCCAGATCACACAACGATTAGCTGGAATCGTAGAACACGATTCAAAGATACTTCTGTTTTCCAAGATATTTTCGATGAAATCGTGCTGCAAGCGATCTCACATCGGATGATTGGCGGACGTGTGCTTATTTCTGACTCTACCCATGTAAAAGCTAATGCCAATAAACATAAATACACAAGAGAACAAGTACAGCAAAACACACGAGATTATGTGAATGAGCTCAATGCAGCTGTTGAAGCAGAACGTAAAGAGCAAGGAAAAAAGC CGCTAAAACCACGGAAGGAGGTGAATGAAGACAAAGAGGTAAAAGTTAGTACGACTGATCCTGACAGCGGTTATATGTACCGAGAAGGCAAGCCAGAAGGTTTCTTTTACTTGGATCACCGTACAGTTGATATGAAGTACAACCTTGTTACCGATGTCTTCGTCACCGCCGGTAACGTCCATGATTCTGTTCCTTATCTTTTTCGTCTGGACCGCCAACGTCAGCGTTTTGGATTTAAAGTAGAAGCTGTTGCATTAGACTCTGGCTATTTAACAACACCGATTTGCAAAGGATTAGAAGATCGTAAAATCTTTGGCGTGATTGCCCATCGCCGATTTCATCCAACGCAAGGCTTACAACCAAAATGGAAGTTTACTTATGATGCAGAACGGAATCTGTATGTGTGTCCGCAGCAACAAGAACTGACTTACCGGACGACAGATCGGCATGGCTACCGACACTACGCGTCTGATCCAAAGCAATGCGCAGCATGCCCAATACTGCAGCAATGCACGCGTTCCGCTAACAAACAGAAAATGGTTACCCGACATATTTGGGAGGACAGTAAAGAAAACGTGAGGATGAACCGACTAAGCAAGTCGGGCAAAAAGCTTTACCGTAAACGAAAAGAAACCATAGAGCGAAGCTTCGCGGATGCCAAACAGCTCCACGGGTTTCGCTATTGCCGTTTGCGGGGGTTAAGCAACGTGATGGAACAAGCGTTGATGACCGCTGCGGTGCAGAACATGAAAAAGATCGCCCTCCACCTGGAAAGGAGGGCGTAA
- a CDS encoding GerAB/ArcD/ProY family transporter yields the protein MNKLKTIIMFFLLHLASIFAIFPERMMSSAPRGHWMAVLLLFLAELLALWFYLKALSYFPERSIVEVCRAAVGSWGTRLIILPFLCFLIIELVLLTYYESIEIKTVLLQKTPISATSALFVAICLYAAWKGLTVMIRASIGWFLLCMPFFIFSMLISIKNFEFRYIFPMWDSGMHFLFHPDFYVGTVIFAGYLFLGMTTSHFRIGFGLASAAIGLVFLCALASVYIPLLIFGQETAVHMEYPMLMASDTVDLEWVVFDWLPNFYVVSSSALGVLKVSVLLWMFVAILTQLFMPKVNSRWILVIICASLYISCQWMPNEDTLNKYLYLNSYFCLYATIVFPVLVYLMALWRRKKVTV from the coding sequence ATGAATAAATTGAAGACCATCATCATGTTCTTTCTGCTGCATTTGGCTTCTATATTTGCTATTTTCCCGGAGCGGATGATGTCCTCTGCGCCTAGGGGTCATTGGATGGCGGTTTTGCTTCTCTTTCTTGCGGAACTTCTGGCTTTGTGGTTTTACTTAAAAGCTTTATCGTACTTTCCAGAGCGATCGATAGTCGAAGTTTGCCGTGCTGCTGTGGGAAGTTGGGGGACAAGGTTGATTATCCTCCCTTTTTTGTGTTTTCTGATCATTGAGCTCGTCCTCCTAACTTATTACGAATCCATTGAAATCAAGACGGTGCTGCTTCAGAAAACGCCAATAAGCGCAACATCGGCTTTATTTGTAGCCATCTGCCTTTATGCTGCATGGAAAGGCTTAACCGTCATGATTCGGGCGAGCATAGGATGGTTCTTATTGTGCATGCCGTTTTTTATATTTTCGATGTTGATAAGTATCAAAAATTTTGAATTCCGTTACATTTTCCCTATGTGGGACAGCGGGATGCATTTTCTTTTTCATCCGGATTTTTATGTGGGAACTGTTATATTCGCCGGATATTTGTTTCTGGGAATGACGACCTCTCATTTTCGAATCGGATTTGGCCTAGCTTCCGCGGCGATTGGGCTTGTCTTCCTATGCGCGCTGGCTTCCGTCTATATTCCGCTGCTCATTTTCGGACAGGAAACCGCCGTTCATATGGAATATCCCATGTTAATGGCCTCGGATACTGTCGATTTGGAATGGGTCGTGTTTGACTGGCTTCCGAATTTCTATGTGGTGTCTTCCAGCGCATTAGGAGTATTAAAGGTATCCGTCTTGCTATGGATGTTTGTAGCCATTTTGACTCAATTGTTTATGCCCAAAGTCAACAGTCGCTGGATCTTGGTCATTATATGTGCTTCCCTGTATATTTCCTGCCAGTGGATGCCTAATGAAGACACTCTTAACAAGTATTTGTATTTGAATTCATACTTTTGCTTGTACGCCACCATCGTCTTTCCGGTCCTTGTCTATTTGATGGCATTATGGCGGCGAAAGAAGGTAACCGTATGA
- a CDS encoding Ger(x)C family spore germination protein, which translates to MNILRLKLFLVVLCMMLLGGCWDTKDINKQYLPVVMGIGKGRTAKYRIILQVPSLKGRTQFLDKEAGSLSKAIDLIRTDSEKSINLVHLRLLLFDQELAREGIHDLIDFAVRANDISIKGMIAVVDGDFKQTLYHVISPTPELSSYDFFSEEAGWTPNQSIVRIWEAYRSQNSYSEDMAIPMLKSGKRTLYTFQGTAIMLEDRMVGKLNQEETLLYNLFKGKYTGGTIEVAENTSVLIQKAKIKHHCRWTNEGPNLLTDINLDVVVSESPRGKSKQQIEEEIKQQLERNFNKTADKIHKYHSDVLGVGLIFRPKLSDANIKDWRSKWYPKLEQKINVHVNVQNEIYLKEEAGVKKSRIH; encoded by the coding sequence ATGAATATTCTCAGGTTGAAGCTATTTCTTGTTGTTCTATGCATGATGCTATTGGGTGGCTGTTGGGATACAAAAGATATTAACAAACAGTATCTTCCTGTCGTGATGGGCATTGGAAAAGGCCGTACAGCGAAATACAGGATTATTCTGCAAGTTCCAAGCCTAAAAGGCCGGACTCAGTTCCTGGACAAAGAGGCGGGATCCTTAAGTAAAGCTATCGACTTGATTCGGACCGATTCCGAAAAAAGCATCAATCTGGTTCATTTGAGGCTGCTGCTTTTTGATCAGGAGCTTGCCCGTGAAGGTATCCATGATCTTATCGATTTCGCCGTTAGAGCGAATGACATTTCCATCAAAGGCATGATAGCGGTGGTTGACGGCGATTTCAAACAAACGCTTTATCATGTCATATCTCCGACACCTGAACTGTCATCGTACGATTTTTTCAGCGAGGAAGCAGGCTGGACTCCTAATCAATCCATAGTGAGGATATGGGAGGCGTACCGCAGTCAAAATTCTTATTCCGAAGATATGGCCATACCGATGCTTAAGAGCGGCAAACGAACCTTGTACACTTTTCAAGGAACGGCCATTATGCTGGAGGATCGAATGGTCGGCAAGCTCAATCAGGAAGAGACGCTGTTGTACAACTTGTTCAAAGGGAAGTATACAGGCGGAACCATAGAGGTTGCAGAGAATACGAGCGTACTGATTCAAAAAGCCAAGATTAAGCATCATTGCCGCTGGACGAATGAAGGCCCCAATTTGTTAACTGATATAAACCTTGATGTCGTCGTTTCCGAAAGCCCAAGGGGGAAAAGCAAACAGCAGATAGAAGAAGAAATTAAGCAGCAGTTGGAGCGCAATTTCAATAAGACAGCAGACAAAATTCATAAATACCATTCGGATGTGCTGGGAGTTGGCCTGATCTTCCGTCCAAAGCTGTCGGATGCGAACATTAAGGACTGGAGATCAAAGTGGTATCCGAAGCTGGAGCAGAAAATAAACGTTCACGTAAATGTACAAAATGAGATTTATCTCAAAGAGGAAGCCGGCGTGAAGAAGTCGCGGATTCATTAG
- the sigI gene encoding RNA polymerase sigma factor SigI, protein MFKRFLRKSSAEAAHDERLAPEQIIKRIHDGEDQLREKFISDYKPYVAKVTSGFCKRFVDPTRDDEFSVALTAFNEAITQFSPESGRSFLSFAETVMRRRLIDYVRKEQRHLKTVPYTAFDQQDEEEQTYNPIDTKMAMHAYQLKQDGDDRRLEIEEFTKELQQFQISFMELAESSPKHADSRLLLQGIAQTLAGHRELFAQLYVTGKLPVKELTELCGVSRKTVERNRKYIIAISLILNGTYPYLSDYLNISVPMPGKEAGL, encoded by the coding sequence ATGTTTAAACGGTTTTTGCGGAAATCATCTGCTGAAGCTGCGCATGACGAAAGATTAGCTCCTGAACAGATTATTAAACGAATTCATGACGGCGAAGATCAATTAAGGGAAAAGTTTATTTCCGATTACAAGCCGTATGTAGCGAAGGTGACGAGCGGATTCTGCAAGAGGTTCGTCGATCCCACCCGCGATGATGAGTTTAGCGTAGCTTTAACGGCATTTAATGAAGCGATCACGCAGTTTTCCCCGGAGTCGGGCAGGTCTTTCCTTAGCTTTGCCGAAACGGTCATGCGCCGTAGGCTTATTGACTATGTGCGTAAAGAGCAGCGTCATCTCAAGACGGTGCCGTATACGGCATTCGATCAGCAGGATGAAGAGGAACAGACTTATAACCCGATTGATACCAAAATGGCTATGCATGCTTATCAGCTGAAACAAGACGGTGATGACAGGCGGCTCGAGATTGAGGAATTTACAAAGGAGCTGCAGCAGTTCCAGATTTCCTTCATGGAGCTTGCCGAAAGCTCGCCGAAGCATGCCGATTCCCGCCTGCTTCTGCAGGGTATTGCACAGACGCTTGCGGGGCATCGGGAACTGTTTGCCCAGCTGTATGTAACGGGCAAGCTTCCGGTCAAAGAGCTGACGGAGCTATGCGGTGTATCGAGGAAAACGGTAGAGCGCAACCGAAAATATATTATTGCGATTTCACTTATTTTAAACGGTACATATCCGTATTTATCCGATTACTTAAACATTTCAGTACCAATGCCAGGGAAGGAGGCGGGATTATGA
- a CDS encoding anti-sigma factor domain-containing protein, whose protein sequence is MKRGIVLSIENKKAVVMTADGQFISIPHQAQMRIGEEASIPAETAALPRRKPKRAYWYSGAAAAILLFFIPFFYLTTAEAHPVVAYVSLDINPSIELGVDKQQRVQELNGLNRDGQAIVSKISYKGKSLEAVAASIMSTVAAEHFLDKPDKDIVITSYMLEDKSPGQELEKTVTAAVDQKVKETIKQIDAAKEPNVTVLSVPTEVREEASANGISSGKMAVYLMAKDEGYNIELEQIKGQSLAEATKSVGGVKKIVEKGASKEKLKELAMKEKQSKSQRAATPAVDKAQSSKGGTAVGATIDKTAPVKPTERPLKHPLKPSHTEKPSWSRGNESNKPTRPMKPATPTKPSGSDKDKWPNGNWSNDKNNSNNDRDDDKDDDKKNNSNKNNSINGSSKLEKWTWQNDDNDNDDDQGNDRKNNRNDNKKDKDREDRNDRDK, encoded by the coding sequence ATGAAACGAGGGATTGTTCTCTCCATAGAAAACAAGAAGGCAGTCGTCATGACGGCGGATGGCCAATTCATTTCAATCCCGCATCAAGCCCAAATGCGAATCGGGGAGGAAGCTTCGATTCCGGCGGAGACCGCCGCACTGCCAAGGCGTAAACCAAAAAGAGCTTACTGGTATTCGGGGGCAGCAGCAGCTATCCTGCTCTTCTTTATCCCGTTCTTCTACCTGACCACAGCAGAAGCTCATCCCGTGGTTGCTTATGTGAGCCTTGACATTAACCCAAGCATCGAGCTGGGCGTGGATAAACAGCAGCGCGTACAGGAACTGAACGGACTTAATCGTGATGGACAAGCGATTGTAAGCAAGATCAGCTACAAGGGCAAGTCTCTTGAAGCTGTTGCCGCCTCCATTATGAGTACGGTTGCGGCAGAGCATTTCTTGGATAAACCGGACAAGGATATCGTTATTACAAGCTACATGCTGGAAGATAAGAGCCCCGGCCAAGAGCTCGAGAAGACGGTAACCGCGGCAGTCGACCAGAAGGTTAAAGAGACGATCAAGCAAATTGATGCGGCTAAGGAGCCTAACGTAACGGTGCTGTCCGTCCCAACAGAGGTACGCGAGGAAGCATCCGCCAATGGCATTTCTTCCGGTAAGATGGCGGTTTATCTCATGGCCAAAGATGAAGGCTATAACATTGAACTGGAGCAAATAAAGGGCCAGTCTCTTGCTGAAGCCACTAAGTCAGTGGGCGGCGTGAAAAAAATTGTGGAGAAGGGCGCAAGCAAAGAGAAACTTAAAGAGCTTGCCATGAAGGAAAAGCAAAGCAAATCGCAAAGAGCGGCTACACCTGCTGTGGATAAAGCTCAATCCTCAAAAGGCGGAACGGCTGTAGGCGCAACCATCGATAAGACCGCGCCGGTAAAACCAACCGAAAGGCCGCTGAAGCATCCGCTGAAACCATCTCATACCGAGAAACCGTCTTGGTCCAGAGGGAACGAATCGAATAAACCAACCCGTCCCATGAAGCCGGCAACACCTACCAAGCCATCTGGCTCGGATAAGGATAAATGGCCGAATGGGAATTGGTCTAACGATAAAAATAACTCGAATAATGATCGCGATGACGACAAGGATGACGATAAGAAAAATAACTCCAATAAGAATAATTCGATAAACGGCTCAAGCAAGCTGGAGAAGTGGACTTGGCAAAACGATGATAACGATAATGACGATGACCAGGGAAATGACCGCAAGAATAACCGCAATGATAATAAAAAGGACAAAGACCGAGAGGATCGCAACGATCGGGATAAATAA
- a CDS encoding ATP-binding protein gives MHSIRKRYFPALAEYIRGGEEQSLYKASELGKDIKGFNPEEIIAVHEESIQYLAANVESEEALKLYNQSFMFLIEVMVAHRMNEVPAETVEQKFSDMRERLFLSNRSFEMVKHKYENVLQHMDSGIALFDSDGILSFINVRMAKLLDIPRKTLVGCNLREILLHPLLKRSTKRVILRLHKEMILKRNVYYEFQDKDGKYLLVSFTYGDQMNGDFLISVKDVSEYKQIEQTALQNDKLAMLGRIAAAIAHEIRNPLTSIRGFIQLLRPYLMQLGKEEYARIILTEIDRANDIIFEFLNSSKPSAPMKKSVSINRLVQEVILLTESEALMRNCDIQLETYENERDLMVSIDVKQIKQVILNIVKNSIDAIESLQEARRGRIDLVVRSDGQFAEITLKDNGKGMDKATLARLFDPFFTTKEAGTGLGLSVSYRIIRNHGGSIRVDSTEGSGTSFVIYLPLAE, from the coding sequence ATGCATTCCATTAGAAAGCGCTATTTCCCGGCGCTTGCCGAATATATTCGTGGCGGCGAGGAGCAGTCCCTCTACAAAGCATCAGAACTCGGTAAAGACATTAAAGGGTTCAACCCTGAGGAGATTATTGCTGTTCACGAGGAAAGTATCCAATATTTGGCCGCCAATGTGGAATCAGAGGAAGCGTTAAAGCTTTATAATCAATCGTTCATGTTTCTAATAGAAGTGATGGTTGCCCACAGAATGAATGAAGTACCGGCTGAGACGGTCGAACAGAAGTTTTCGGATATGCGCGAGAGGCTTTTTCTTTCCAACCGCTCATTTGAGATGGTTAAACATAAGTATGAGAATGTCCTCCAGCATATGGACAGCGGCATAGCTTTATTTGACAGCGACGGGATTTTGTCATTTATCAATGTAAGGATGGCTAAGCTTCTTGATATTCCGCGTAAAACATTAGTTGGCTGCAATTTGCGCGAGATTCTGCTGCATCCGCTGCTGAAGCGGTCTACCAAGCGTGTTATTCTTCGCTTACATAAGGAAATGATTCTGAAGCGGAATGTGTACTACGAGTTTCAGGATAAGGACGGCAAGTATTTGCTTGTTTCTTTTACTTACGGCGATCAGATGAACGGCGATTTTTTGATCAGCGTGAAGGATGTTTCCGAGTATAAGCAAATCGAGCAGACTGCGCTGCAAAACGACAAGCTGGCGATGCTTGGCCGGATTGCGGCAGCGATTGCTCACGAGATCCGTAACCCGCTCACCTCCATTCGGGGGTTTATTCAATTGCTGCGGCCTTATCTGATGCAGCTTGGGAAGGAAGAATATGCCCGGATTATTCTTACGGAGATCGACCGGGCGAATGATATTATTTTCGAATTCCTGAACTCATCGAAGCCTTCTGCGCCAATGAAGAAGTCAGTATCGATTAACCGGCTGGTACAAGAGGTTATTCTATTGACAGAAAGCGAAGCGCTGATGCGTAACTGCGACATACAATTGGAAACCTATGAGAATGAACGTGATTTGATGGTTTCCATCGATGTGAAGCAGATCAAGCAGGTTATTCTGAACATCGTCAAGAATTCAATCGACGCCATTGAATCGTTGCAGGAAGCACGCAGAGGCAGGATTGATCTTGTGGTGAGATCGGATGGCCAATTTGCGGAGATTACGTTGAAAGACAACGGCAAAGGAATGGACAAAGCGACGCTTGCCCGTTTGTTTGATCCCTTCTTTACAACGAAGGAAGCGGGAACCGGTCTCGGCTTGTCCGTCAGCTACCGGATAATCAGGAATCACGGCGGCTCCATCCGGGTGGATAGCACCGAGGGCAGCGGTACTTCGTTTGTTATTTATTTGCCATTAGCTGAATAA
- a CDS encoding leucyl aminopeptidase: MRTHFTYEPAATAGSADAIVRLISSAELKAGSMAEWVQPQIDEAVRGLYAKGLFKAEPEQTETLSTLGLHSASHVIFAGYDDKAGVYGLRLAAAAAANALKRIKAQTAQIRLPETIISSADYTLQQAAQALVEGLTLAVHDRLPELRQAKQRYTLSHVSFVPAAGVAVPADIAETWNEGMMVGQLYAEGVKVARDLTNLPGNQLVPESLAAHAEELAREWDLDIEVLDEWAAIEQGMGGLLAVGQGSVHAPRMIVIHYKGAPDKEEAWGLIGKGITFDTGGISLKKGPGMEEMISDMGGAAAVLGAMRIIGELKPEVNVIAVIPTAENMPSAQAFKPGDVIKMMNGLTVEIVNTDAEGRLVLGDGLTTAIRRGATQLVDVATLTGAVMVALGTEATGAITNNEPLMQQVFEAAGRSGERIWQLPAFPEYKRQLRSDAADLKNSGGRYAGATTGGLFIGAFAEDLPWVHLDIAGTAFLDKSRGLEPKGATGVMVRTLVELVTKNEG, translated from the coding sequence ATGCGTACACATTTTACATATGAACCGGCGGCAACGGCAGGTTCTGCGGATGCGATTGTGAGACTGATTAGCAGCGCCGAGCTTAAAGCCGGCAGCATGGCGGAGTGGGTGCAGCCGCAAATCGATGAGGCGGTTCGCGGACTGTATGCCAAAGGTTTATTTAAGGCGGAGCCGGAACAAACCGAGACGTTGTCGACGCTTGGGCTTCATTCGGCTTCTCATGTTATCTTTGCAGGATATGACGATAAGGCCGGCGTATACGGTCTTCGTCTTGCAGCAGCGGCGGCAGCAAATGCCCTAAAGCGGATCAAAGCGCAAACCGCGCAAATCCGTCTGCCCGAAACGATTATTTCGTCTGCCGACTACACCTTGCAGCAAGCCGCGCAGGCATTAGTCGAAGGACTGACGCTTGCGGTACACGACCGTCTTCCTGAATTGCGGCAAGCCAAGCAGCGTTATACCCTTTCTCATGTATCATTTGTGCCGGCAGCGGGTGTGGCGGTTCCAGCGGATATCGCGGAAACGTGGAATGAGGGCATGATGGTAGGCCAGCTTTATGCGGAAGGTGTTAAGGTTGCGCGTGATTTGACCAATCTGCCCGGCAATCAGCTTGTACCGGAATCTCTTGCGGCTCATGCCGAAGAGCTTGCCCGCGAATGGGATCTGGATATCGAAGTGCTGGATGAGTGGGCAGCTATCGAGCAGGGAATGGGCGGTTTGCTGGCGGTAGGCCAGGGCAGTGTTCATGCGCCAAGGATGATTGTAATTCATTACAAAGGCGCTCCCGATAAGGAAGAGGCATGGGGATTAATCGGCAAGGGCATTACCTTTGATACCGGCGGCATTTCGCTCAAGAAAGGGCCCGGCATGGAGGAAATGATTTCCGATATGGGCGGCGCGGCAGCCGTACTTGGCGCAATGCGTATTATTGGCGAGCTTAAGCCGGAAGTAAATGTCATTGCGGTTATCCCGACAGCGGAAAATATGCCATCTGCCCAAGCCTTTAAACCGGGCGATGTCATTAAAATGATGAATGGCTTAACGGTTGAAATCGTTAATACCGATGCGGAAGGACGTCTTGTTCTTGGGGACGGCCTGACAACGGCGATCCGTAGAGGCGCAACGCAGCTGGTTGACGTAGCAACGCTTACTGGAGCGGTGATGGTTGCTTTAGGCACGGAAGCGACAGGCGCCATTACCAATAATGAACCGCTGATGCAGCAGGTATTCGAAGCTGCAGGTCGCAGCGGCGAACGGATCTGGCAGCTTCCTGCATTCCCGGAGTATAAGAGACAGCTGAGAAGCGATGCGGCCGATCTGAAGAACAGCGGCGGACGATATGCCGGTGCAACCACAGGCGGTTTGTTTATCGGCGCTTTCGCGGAGGATCTTCCTTGGGTTCATCTGGACATTGCCGGTACGGCATTCCTTGATAAGAGCCGCGGACTGGAACCAAAAGGAGCAACCGGCGTCATGGTTCGCACGCTGGTCGAACTGGTAACGAAGAACGAGGGCTAA
- a CDS encoding response regulator transcription factor: MYKVLLVDDEIFVRKGLRNLIDWESLGYEICDEAGNGQEALEKIQLIKPDLVIADIRMPVLDGLELIRKVTEEGVHSPTFIIVSGYHDFQYAQRALRYGVHDYILKPIDEAELETTLKALSGTLGLKKLATIAGDSLVTDSIVETLVQGQFSEADNGALCAALQMPEFSSFDYVLVELHASAQSAGTEWQAKELAAVVQSVSATPSSKIPVYEQTSGLFGLLIDRKPFLPPEIRLESAYNSLHAAIAKSSGRPVTLYIGKTVERLQEMCLSYRAANEAMSYKYAEQGSSVIYANQVQGTPLYYFDVDSELYSRLLERLEENNADLYEQDIELLFRQFVEKRFAPNAVANTITRFVIGIINIIRKMEGDEKGLSKLPFIMDWQGSNSRLQDLKGLFTDFLREAAVYLAELRNEQSKGGIERIKKYIEANYTENISLKSIAGKFYMNSVYLGQLFRKTYGIYFNDFLLQIRIGEAKKLLRQTDLRMYEIAEKVGFQNADYFVTQFEKLEKVTPTDYRNKLLGKK; this comes from the coding sequence ATGTACAAAGTGTTATTGGTGGATGATGAGATTTTTGTGCGCAAAGGGTTAAGGAATTTAATAGACTGGGAATCGCTTGGCTATGAAATTTGCGATGAAGCGGGTAACGGACAGGAAGCATTAGAGAAAATACAGCTGATTAAGCCTGATCTCGTTATCGCGGATATCCGGATGCCAGTGCTGGACGGATTGGAGCTTATCCGCAAGGTTACCGAGGAGGGCGTACATAGCCCGACCTTTATTATCGTCAGCGGGTATCATGATTTCCAGTACGCGCAGCGAGCTCTCCGTTACGGAGTCCATGACTATATATTAAAGCCTATCGATGAAGCGGAACTGGAGACAACGTTGAAGGCGCTTTCCGGAACGTTGGGATTAAAAAAGCTGGCCACGATCGCGGGGGACAGCCTGGTCACGGACTCTATTGTGGAAACGCTTGTTCAAGGCCAGTTCTCGGAGGCCGATAACGGAGCTTTATGCGCGGCGCTGCAAATGCCTGAGTTCTCCAGCTTCGATTACGTGCTGGTTGAGCTTCATGCCAGCGCGCAATCCGCAGGCACCGAATGGCAGGCCAAGGAGCTGGCAGCAGTCGTGCAGTCAGTGAGCGCTACTCCAAGCAGCAAAATTCCTGTCTATGAGCAGACGAGCGGTTTATTTGGCCTGCTTATTGATCGGAAGCCGTTTTTACCGCCGGAAATACGACTTGAATCTGCCTATAACAGCTTGCATGCGGCCATTGCGAAATCTTCGGGCAGACCGGTCACCTTATATATCGGCAAGACCGTGGAACGACTGCAAGAAATGTGCCTATCCTACCGGGCGGCGAATGAAGCCATGTCCTATAAATACGCCGAGCAAGGCAGCTCCGTTATCTATGCGAATCAGGTACAGGGGACCCCTCTGTATTATTTCGATGTGGATTCGGAGCTGTACAGCCGACTACTCGAGAGACTGGAAGAGAATAACGCGGATTTGTATGAGCAGGATATCGAGCTTTTATTCCGCCAATTTGTCGAGAAGCGGTTTGCTCCCAATGCGGTTGCCAATACGATTACCCGGTTTGTGATCGGGATTATTAATATAATTCGGAAGATGGAGGGAGACGAGAAGGGACTTAGCAAGCTCCCGTTCATTATGGACTGGCAGGGCAGCAATAGCCGTCTGCAGGACTTGAAGGGACTATTCACGGATTTCCTCCGCGAGGCTGCCGTCTATTTGGCAGAGCTTCGGAACGAGCAGTCCAAGGGCGGGATTGAACGCATCAAGAAATACATCGAAGCGAACTATACGGAGAATATTAGCCTTAAGAGCATTGCAGGAAAATTTTATATGAACTCCGTTTATTTGGGTCAGCTGTTCCGTAAAACCTATGGGATCTATTTCAATGATTTTCTACTGCAGATCCGGATCGGAGAAGCCAAAAAGCTGCTTCGCCAGACCGATCTTAGGATGTACGAGATTGCGGAGAAAGTGGGCTTTCAGAATGCCGATTATTTCGTGACCCAATTTGAGAAGCTGGAGAAAGTGACACCGACCGATTACCGCAACAAGCTGCTGGGCAAAAAATAA